One stretch of Pseudomonas fluorescens Q2-87 DNA includes these proteins:
- the metG gene encoding methionine--tRNA ligase — MSEPRKILVTSALPYANGSIHLGHMLEYIQTDMWTRFQKHRGNQCIYVCADDAHGSAIMLRAEKEGITPEQLIANVQAEHSADFAEFLVDFDNFHSTHAEENRELSSQIYLKLRDAGHISTRSVTQYFDPEKKMFLADRFIKGTCPKCGTEDQYGDNCEKCGATYAPTDLKDPKSAISGATPVLKDSQHFFFKLPDFQQMLQAWTRSGTLQEAVANKLAEWLDSGLQEWDISRDAPYFGFEIPGEPGKYFYVWLDAPIGYMASFKNLCDRTPELDFDAFWAKDSTAEVYHFIGKDIVNFHALFWPAMLEGAGYRKPTGINVHGYLTVNGQKMSKSRGTFIKARTYLDHLSPEYLRYYYAAKLGRGVDDLDLNLEDFVQKVNSDLVGKVVNIASRCAGFIHKGNAGVLVAGNAAPELTDAFLAAAPSIAEAYEGRDFARAMREIMGLADRANAWIADKAPWSLAKQEGKQDEVQAICALGINLFRQLVIFLKPVLPLLAADAEAFLNVAPLTWNDHQTLLSNHQLNEFKPLMTRIDPAKVQAMTDASKEDLTASQTDTGAPAGNGELAKDPLSPEIEFDAFAAVDLRVALIVKAEAVEGADKLLRLTLDIGDEQRNVFSGIKSAYPDPAKLEGRLTMMIANLKPRKMRFGISEGMVMAAGPGGEEIYLLSPDSGAKPGQRIK, encoded by the coding sequence ATGTCCGAGCCACGCAAGATTCTCGTCACCAGCGCCCTGCCCTACGCCAATGGTTCGATTCACCTCGGCCATATGCTGGAATACATCCAGACCGATATGTGGACGCGCTTCCAGAAACATCGCGGCAACCAATGCATCTATGTCTGCGCCGACGACGCCCACGGTTCGGCCATCATGTTGCGCGCGGAAAAAGAAGGCATCACCCCGGAACAACTGATCGCCAACGTCCAGGCTGAACACAGCGCCGACTTTGCCGAGTTCCTGGTGGACTTCGACAATTTCCACTCCACTCACGCCGAAGAAAACCGTGAGCTGTCGAGCCAGATCTACCTGAAGCTGCGTGACGCCGGCCATATCTCCACCCGCTCGGTCACCCAGTATTTCGACCCGGAAAAGAAAATGTTCCTGGCCGACCGCTTCATCAAGGGCACCTGCCCCAAGTGCGGCACCGAAGACCAGTACGGCGACAACTGCGAAAAATGCGGCGCCACCTACGCACCCACCGACCTGAAAGACCCGAAGTCGGCGATTTCCGGCGCCACCCCGGTGCTGAAGGACTCCCAGCACTTCTTCTTCAAGCTGCCGGATTTCCAGCAGATGCTGCAAGCCTGGACCCGCAGCGGCACGCTGCAGGAAGCGGTTGCCAACAAGCTCGCCGAGTGGCTCGATTCCGGCCTGCAGGAATGGGACATTTCCCGCGATGCGCCGTACTTCGGCTTCGAAATTCCCGGTGAGCCCGGCAAATATTTCTACGTATGGCTGGACGCGCCCATCGGCTACATGGCGAGCTTCAAAAACCTCTGCGACCGGACGCCGGAGCTGGACTTCGATGCGTTCTGGGCGAAGGACTCCACTGCCGAGGTGTATCACTTCATCGGCAAGGACATCGTCAATTTCCACGCGCTGTTCTGGCCGGCGATGCTCGAAGGCGCCGGCTATCGCAAACCGACTGGCATCAACGTACACGGCTACCTGACCGTCAACGGCCAGAAAATGTCCAAGTCCCGTGGCACCTTCATCAAGGCCCGGACCTACCTGGATCACTTGTCGCCGGAATACCTGCGCTACTACTACGCGGCCAAGCTTGGCCGTGGCGTCGACGACCTGGACCTGAACCTCGAGGACTTCGTGCAGAAGGTCAACTCCGACCTGGTGGGCAAGGTCGTCAACATCGCCAGCCGCTGCGCCGGTTTCATCCACAAAGGCAACGCGGGCGTGCTGGTGGCCGGCAACGCCGCGCCGGAACTGACCGACGCCTTCCTGGCGGCGGCGCCCAGCATCGCCGAAGCGTATGAAGGTCGTGACTTTGCCCGTGCCATGCGCGAGATCATGGGCCTGGCCGACCGTGCCAACGCCTGGATCGCCGACAAGGCCCCGTGGTCGCTGGCCAAGCAGGAAGGCAAGCAGGACGAAGTCCAGGCCATCTGTGCCCTGGGTATCAACCTGTTCCGCCAGTTGGTGATTTTCCTCAAGCCGGTGCTGCCATTGCTGGCCGCCGATGCCGAGGCGTTCCTCAACGTCGCGCCGCTGACCTGGAACGATCACCAGACGCTGTTAAGCAACCATCAGTTGAACGAGTTCAAGCCGTTGATGACCCGTATCGACCCCGCCAAGGTGCAAGCCATGACCGACGCCTCCAAGGAAGACCTCACCGCCAGCCAGACCGACACCGGCGCCCCGGCCGGAAACGGCGAGTTGGCCAAGGACCCGTTGTCGCCGGAAATCGAATTCGACGCGTTTGCCGCCGTTGACCTGCGCGTAGCGCTGATCGTCAAGGCCGAGGCCGTAGAAGGTGCCGACAAACTGCTGCGCCTGACCCTGGACATCGGCGATGAGCAACGCAACGTGTTCTCGGGCATCAAGAGCGCCTATCCGGATCCAGCCAAGCTCGAGGGCCGGCTGACCATGATGATCGCCAACCTCAAGCCGCGCAAAATGCGCTTCGGTATTTCCGAAGGCATGGTCATGGCAGCGGGCCCCGGCGGTGAGGAAATCTACCTGCTGAGCCCCGACAGCGGCGCCAAGCCGGGCCAGCGGATCAAGTAA
- the apbC gene encoding iron-sulfur cluster carrier protein ApbC, which produces MSAVNRAAVEAVLRQYTDPYLNQDPVSAGCVRAIDIQGDRVSVQLEIGYAADLFKGGWAQMLQMAIESLDGVTAAKVEVTSVIAAHKAQAQVPGLANVKNVIAVASGKGGVGKSTTAANLALALAREGAKVGILDADIYGPSQGIMFGIAEGTRPQIKDQKWFVPLESHGVEVMSMAFLTDDNTPMVWRGPMVSGALLQLVTQTAWGDLDYLVIDMPPGTGDIQLTLAQKVPVAGAVIVTTPQDLALLDARKGVEMFRKVNIPVLGVVENMAVHICSNCGHAEHLFGEGGGEKLATQYGVELLASLPLSMLIREQADGGKPTVIAEPDSQIAMVYQELARHVGARIVLQEAASPAMPNITVSDD; this is translated from the coding sequence ATGAGCGCCGTCAATCGCGCAGCGGTGGAAGCCGTTCTTCGCCAGTACACCGACCCCTACCTGAACCAGGACCCGGTCAGCGCCGGATGCGTGCGCGCCATCGATATCCAGGGCGATCGCGTCAGCGTCCAGCTGGAAATCGGCTACGCCGCCGATCTGTTCAAGGGCGGTTGGGCGCAGATGCTGCAAATGGCCATCGAGTCCCTGGACGGCGTAACGGCTGCCAAGGTCGAAGTCACCAGCGTGATCGCCGCCCACAAGGCCCAGGCGCAGGTGCCGGGGTTGGCGAACGTCAAGAATGTGATCGCCGTGGCGTCGGGCAAGGGCGGCGTGGGCAAGTCCACCACCGCCGCCAACCTGGCCCTGGCCCTGGCCCGTGAAGGGGCGAAGGTTGGGATTCTCGACGCGGACATCTACGGTCCGAGCCAAGGCATCATGTTCGGCATTGCCGAAGGCACGCGCCCGCAGATCAAGGACCAGAAGTGGTTCGTCCCGCTCGAGTCCCATGGCGTGGAAGTCATGTCCATGGCCTTCCTCACCGACGACAACACGCCGATGGTATGGCGCGGCCCGATGGTGTCCGGCGCCTTGCTGCAGTTGGTCACGCAAACCGCCTGGGGTGACCTGGATTACCTGGTGATCGACATGCCGCCAGGCACTGGCGACATCCAACTGACCTTGGCGCAGAAAGTCCCGGTGGCCGGCGCGGTGATCGTCACCACCCCCCAGGATTTGGCGCTGCTGGACGCGCGTAAAGGTGTCGAAATGTTCCGCAAGGTGAACATTCCGGTGCTGGGCGTCGTGGAGAACATGGCCGTGCACATTTGCTCCAACTGCGGGCATGCCGAGCATCTGTTCGGTGAAGGCGGCGGGGAAAAACTGGCGACCCAGTACGGCGTCGAACTGCTGGCCTCGCTGCCGCTGTCGATGCTCATCCGCGAACAGGCCGACGGCGGCAAGCCCACGGTCATCGCCGAACCGGACAGCCAGATCGCCATGGTCTACCAGGAACTGGCCCGCCACGTCGGCGCCCGGATCGTGTTGCAGGAAGCAGCCTCGCCGGCGATGCCGAACATCACCGTCAGCGACGATTAA
- a CDS encoding SDR family oxidoreductase yields MQLTDKVIIITGGCQGLGRSMAEYLAGKGAKLALVDLNQEKLDQAVAACVAKGVEARSYLCNVANEEQVSDMVARVAEDFGAVHGLINNAGILRDGLLLKVKDGEMTKMSLAQWQAVIDVNLTGVFLCTREVAAKMVELKNSGAIINISSISRAGNVGQTNYSAAKAGVAAATVTWAKELARYGIRVAGIAPGFIETEMTLGMKPEALEKMTSGIPLKRMGKPEEIAHSAAYIFENDYYTGRILEMDGGLRI; encoded by the coding sequence ATGCAACTCACCGACAAAGTAATCATTATCACCGGCGGTTGCCAGGGTTTGGGCCGCTCCATGGCCGAGTACCTGGCCGGCAAAGGCGCAAAGCTGGCCCTGGTGGACCTCAACCAGGAAAAACTCGACCAGGCCGTTGCCGCGTGCGTGGCCAAGGGCGTCGAGGCCCGGTCGTACCTGTGCAACGTTGCCAATGAAGAACAGGTGAGCGACATGGTCGCCCGGGTGGCCGAGGATTTCGGCGCGGTACATGGCCTGATCAACAACGCCGGGATCCTGCGCGACGGCCTGCTGCTGAAGGTCAAGGATGGCGAAATGACCAAGATGAGCCTGGCCCAGTGGCAGGCGGTCATCGACGTCAACCTGACCGGTGTATTCCTCTGCACCCGTGAAGTGGCGGCGAAAATGGTCGAGCTGAAGAACAGCGGCGCGATCATCAATATTTCGTCGATCTCCCGCGCCGGCAATGTCGGCCAGACCAACTACTCGGCCGCCAAGGCCGGTGTGGCCGCCGCCACCGTGACCTGGGCCAAGGAACTGGCACGCTACGGCATTCGTGTCGCGGGCATCGCACCGGGCTTCATCGAAACCGAGATGACCCTGGGCATGAAACCCGAGGCCCTGGAAAAAATGACTTCGGGGATTCCGCTCAAGCGCATGGGCAAGCCCGAAGAGATCGCCCATTCGGCAGCCTATATCTTCGAAAACGACTACTACACCGGTCGGATCCTGGAGATGGATGGCGGGTTGCGGATCTAA
- a CDS encoding HugZ family protein, with protein MSVDAAKHARELLLKEYRGMLSTHSKSMPGFPFGSVVPYCLDEQGRPLILISRIAQHTHNLQKDPKCSMLVGERGAEDVQAVGRLTYLAEAQQLQDEAAIDAAAERYYRYFPDSRNYHKAHDFDFWVLNPVRHRYIGGFGAIHWLDQVTLANPFAGKAEAGMIDHMNADHAKAIAHYVELAGLPTTEPAQMVGIDSEGMHLRIGQGLYWLAFQAPCNTPTQVREALVYLAHAVHWPKKAEADA; from the coding sequence TTGAGCGTTGACGCTGCCAAGCATGCACGAGAATTGCTGCTCAAGGAATACCGTGGAATGCTCTCCACCCATTCCAAATCCATGCCCGGTTTTCCGTTCGGCTCCGTCGTACCGTATTGCCTGGACGAGCAGGGCCGGCCGCTGATCCTGATCAGTCGAATCGCCCAGCACACCCACAACCTGCAAAAAGATCCCAAGTGCTCGATGCTGGTGGGGGAGCGGGGCGCCGAGGATGTGCAGGCTGTCGGGCGCCTGACCTACCTGGCCGAAGCGCAGCAATTGCAGGATGAAGCCGCTATCGACGCCGCCGCTGAGCGCTACTACCGTTATTTCCCCGACTCCCGTAACTACCACAAGGCCCATGATTTCGATTTCTGGGTGCTCAATCCGGTGCGTCATCGCTATATCGGTGGCTTTGGCGCCATCCACTGGCTCGACCAGGTCACCCTCGCCAACCCGTTCGCCGGCAAGGCCGAGGCGGGCATGATCGATCATATGAACGCTGATCACGCCAAGGCCATCGCCCATTACGTGGAACTGGCCGGCCTGCCGACAACCGAGCCGGCGCAAATGGTGGGCATCGACAGCGAAGGCATGCATTTGCGCATTGGCCAGGGCTTGTATTGGCTGGCTTTCCAAGCACCCTGCAACACGCCGACACAAGTGCGCGAAGCCTTGGTTTATCTGGCTCACGCCGTCCATTGGCCGAAAAAAGCTGAGGCCGACGCTTGA